A window of Lysobacter terrestris contains these coding sequences:
- a CDS encoding phospholipase D family protein: protein MKTKIITEADALFEALEELSNWADQIDMSFAWVSSGQGQGRHWKAMRLDKVGRAVIGTAFAQTEPRALEVLDEKPGRLRLMINSEGTFHPKVVVGRKGDRARAIVGSANFTTAAYTANTELSVFLDGLAKDNELRSLQAFIDEQWTLGTPLSTDWLDEYRQVWEAARRKKIVVPGAKLEISSISSLSMSWEAYVSLINAQQNRPLADGNKVRVFGSHPSYFHEIDEAAKIFRQEPTFADISKADRQFLMGMGRSSGFIGTMRAAGYAKEIVNESPAKVGAALDLVPLGGPVARGLVEEVLNKLTQLKGVKVGVASRLLAVKRPDVFVSVNNGSKPQLARLIGGKRIDTVKQYLALLDHIWSTEWYAASEPEEEHGASIWHRRAALLDSALYEQV from the coding sequence ATGAAGACGAAGATAATTACCGAGGCGGATGCACTTTTTGAAGCGCTCGAAGAGCTATCTAACTGGGCAGACCAGATCGATATGAGCTTCGCTTGGGTGAGCTCGGGGCAAGGTCAGGGGAGGCACTGGAAGGCGATGCGCCTGGACAAGGTTGGCCGTGCGGTTATTGGAACCGCATTCGCTCAGACGGAGCCCCGAGCTCTGGAAGTATTGGATGAGAAGCCGGGCCGCCTGCGCCTTATGATCAACTCCGAGGGTACCTTTCATCCCAAGGTGGTAGTTGGACGTAAGGGCGATCGTGCGAGGGCGATTGTTGGTTCGGCGAACTTTACAACGGCCGCCTACACGGCCAACACCGAGCTCTCCGTATTCCTCGATGGTCTTGCAAAGGACAACGAGCTTCGTTCGCTCCAAGCGTTCATCGATGAGCAGTGGACCCTGGGCACCCCCTTGTCGACAGACTGGCTGGATGAATACAGGCAGGTGTGGGAGGCGGCGAGGCGGAAGAAAATCGTCGTCCCGGGCGCGAAGCTAGAAATCTCTTCTATTTCAAGCCTGAGCATGTCGTGGGAGGCCTACGTCAGTTTGATCAATGCTCAGCAGAACAGGCCGCTTGCCGATGGCAACAAGGTTCGGGTGTTCGGCAGTCACCCCTCTTACTTTCATGAAATCGATGAGGCCGCGAAGATCTTTCGACAAGAACCTACCTTTGCGGATATCTCCAAGGCCGATCGTCAGTTCCTGATGGGAATGGGAAGGTCTAGCGGTTTCATCGGAACGATGCGTGCAGCGGGCTACGCGAAAGAAATTGTGAATGAGTCTCCCGCAAAAGTTGGTGCAGCCTTAGACCTCGTTCCGTTAGGGGGCCCCGTAGCCAGAGGTTTGGTTGAAGAGGTTCTCAACAAGCTGACTCAGCTGAAAGGCGTCAAGGTCGGCGTTGCGAGCCGCCTTCTGGCCGTCAAACGGCCCGACGTATTCGTATCCGTGAACAATGGAAGCAAGCCCCAGCTAGCTCGACTGATTGGTGGCAAGCGGATTGACACCGTTAAACAGTATCTGGCTCTTCTGGAT